The bacterium genome has a segment encoding these proteins:
- a CDS encoding ABC transporter ATP-binding protein produces the protein MSIIRTEHLSRYYKQGPVQIHALQDVNLTIEKGDFAVLAGPSGSGKTTLLNMIGALDKPSEGKVWLDGHEITNLSRRQTSHLRRDRIGFVFQFYNLIPVLTAYENAEFVLLLQGVDHDIRKRKVMALLKKVGLEGLEKRKPHELSGGQQQRVAVARALASDPVVILADEPTANLDSHTEEGLMDLMENLNREIGTTFLFSSHDPDVIKRARRLIVLRDGEILSDERISPRPNDP, from the coding sequence ATGAGTATCATCAGAACCGAACACCTCTCCCGCTACTACAAGCAGGGGCCTGTCCAGATCCACGCCCTTCAGGATGTGAACCTGACCATCGAAAAGGGCGACTTCGCGGTCCTCGCAGGACCCTCAGGGTCCGGGAAAACAACCCTTCTCAACATGATCGGGGCCCTGGACAAACCCTCAGAGGGCAAGGTGTGGCTCGATGGACACGAGATAACAAACCTGTCGCGCCGGCAGACGTCTCACCTCAGGAGAGACCGGATCGGCTTCGTCTTCCAGTTCTACAACCTGATCCCTGTTCTAACCGCCTACGAGAATGCTGAATTCGTCCTCCTGCTCCAGGGAGTCGATCACGATATCAGGAAGAGGAAGGTCATGGCCCTTCTGAAAAAGGTGGGCCTTGAGGGGCTCGAGAAAAGAAAACCCCACGAACTTTCCGGCGGTCAGCAGCAAAGAGTGGCCGTAGCGAGAGCTCTTGCCTCCGATCCGGTGGTGATCCTTGCAGACGAACCGACAGCCAACCTGGACAGCCACACTGAAGAGGGGCTCATGGACCTCATGGAAAACCTCAACCGGGAAATTGGAACCACCTTCCTGTTCTCATCCCACGATCCTGACGTGATCAAACGGGCCAGGAGGCTCATTGTACTGAGAGATGGGGAGATCCTTTCTGACGAAAGGATCAGCCCAAGGCCCAATGACCCATGA
- a CDS encoding FtsX-like permease family protein codes for MVIKLAFRNLRRHLRRTIITVAAIGLGTGLALFSIGLGDGGHQQMIENGVRIGQGHLTVQRDGFLESPSSSLYIEDPDPFMAIIWDSPYVDRAFPRIRGEGILATAAGAEGVMFQGIDPSAPGEAAIFKDSLSEGEFLTDYNAARVYLGTKLADRLKLKLGKKAVLTTQDAAGEITSTLLRVQGIFKSGSGTIDGSICIIPIGFLQEALSMGRGVTSIAIYLNNPFKQEHAFEEIGSQLPRGQTYLYKWQVLQPDLRDYVVIDDAFGYMIYAVILLIVAIGVLNTVLMSVMERRREIGILTALGMENRHVMLMVLVETVFITLLGILFGLAIGLGVNWYFSTYGLDLSQWSPEEWSLAGTVIDPVLRSHLRPHRAFGLCFLVFLLTVTMGIYPAWKASRTLPVEAMEKP; via the coding sequence ATGGTTATAAAACTGGCTTTCAGAAATTTGAGAAGACATCTGCGCAGAACGATCATCACCGTTGCGGCCATCGGTTTGGGAACAGGTCTTGCGCTTTTTTCCATCGGGCTCGGGGATGGCGGCCATCAGCAGATGATCGAGAACGGTGTCCGTATCGGACAGGGGCACCTCACTGTCCAGCGGGACGGGTTCCTGGAATCGCCCTCATCTTCCTTGTACATTGAGGACCCGGACCCATTTATGGCTATTATCTGGGATTCTCCCTATGTGGACAGGGCCTTCCCCAGGATCAGAGGAGAAGGGATCCTGGCCACGGCAGCGGGAGCGGAGGGCGTTATGTTCCAGGGGATCGACCCATCCGCACCTGGCGAAGCGGCGATCTTCAAAGACAGCCTTTCCGAAGGTGAATTCCTTACTGACTACAACGCCGCCCGCGTCTATCTTGGAACCAAGCTCGCTGACAGGCTGAAGCTTAAACTGGGCAAGAAGGCGGTCCTCACCACCCAGGACGCCGCCGGAGAGATCACCAGCACTCTTCTGAGAGTGCAGGGTATTTTTAAAAGCGGGTCCGGGACCATAGATGGAAGCATCTGCATCATTCCCATCGGATTTCTCCAGGAAGCGCTCAGCATGGGGAGAGGTGTTACCTCCATTGCCATCTACCTGAATAATCCCTTCAAGCAGGAACATGCCTTTGAAGAGATAGGCTCGCAATTGCCTCGGGGACAGACTTATCTTTACAAGTGGCAGGTGCTTCAACCAGACCTCAGGGATTATGTCGTTATCGATGATGCCTTCGGCTATATGATCTACGCTGTCATCTTGCTCATCGTTGCCATCGGTGTGCTCAATACCGTACTCATGTCTGTCATGGAGCGGCGCAGGGAGATCGGCATCCTGACTGCCCTGGGTATGGAAAACAGGCATGTAATGCTAATGGTCCTGGTGGAAACAGTTTTTATCACCCTTCTGGGCATCCTTTTTGGTTTAGCAATAGGCCTTGGAGTGAACTGGTATTTTTCTACCTACGGCCTGGATCTTTCCCAATGGTCACCAGAGGAGTGGAGTCTGGCCGGGACCGTTATCGATCCAGTCCTCAGATCACACCTCAGGCCCCATAGAGCCTTCGGGCTGTGTTTTCTCGTGTTCCTGCTGACAGTGACCATGGGCATCTACCCCGCCTGGAAAGCGTCGAGGACCCTGCCGGTGGAGGCGATGGAGAAACCGTAA